Proteins encoded by one window of Lycium barbarum isolate Lr01 chromosome 11, ASM1917538v2, whole genome shotgun sequence:
- the LOC132618800 gene encoding fasciclin-like arabinogalactan protein 1: protein MQLPSSTTVVAVVLSLSLLLCVTESHNITRILAKHPQFSTFNHYLTTTHLANEINRRQTITVCAVDNAGMSDLLSKHLSIASMKNVLSFHVLLDYFGAKKLHQITNGTALAATMFQATGSASGSSGFVNITNLKGGKVGFSPADYDGAPPAKFVKSIDEIPYNISVIQISTILPSNEAEAPTPGPSEMNLTSLMSAHGCKVFAETLLANPAEKTFEDNVDGGLTIFCPGDDAMKSFLPKFKNLTKEGKQSLLEYHGVPIYQSISSLKSNNGGMNTLATDGAKKYAFVVQNDGEDVTLKTKVVTAKITDTLVDEQPLAIFSLDKVLLPKELFKSAPAPAPAPAPEHSKNKHKSPPAPESPAESPADSPADGPSDDSTADEDNGAVKYNGGASVAVVLSIWFAFKLLM, encoded by the exons ATGCAGCTTCCGTCGTCAACCACCGTTGTCGCGGTGGTTCTTTCTCTTTCTCTACTTCTTTGTGTCACTGAATCTCACAACATTACTCGCATTCTAGCTAAACACCCACAATTTTCCACTTTTAACCATTACTTAACAACTACACACCTTGCCAACGAAATTAATCGTCGTCAAACAATAACTGTGTGTGCTGTTGATAATGCTGGAATGTCAGATCTACTCTCTAAGCATCTATCTATTGCGTCGATGAAAAATGTTCTTTCTTTTCACGTGCTTCTTGATTACTTTGGTGCTAAAAAGCTTCACCAGATCACTAATGGCACCGCACTTGCTGCCACTATGTTCCAAGCTACCGGCTCGGCTTCCGGTTCTTCCGGTTTCGTCAACATTACTAACCTAAAAGGAG GTAAAGTCGGGTTCAGCCCAGCTGATTACGATGGAGCTCCTCCGGCCAAATTCGTCAAATCCATTGACGAGATTCCTTACAACATCTCTGTTATTCAGATAAGTACGATTTTACCCTCAAACGAAGCTGAAGCTCCGACTCCAGGACCAAGCGAGATGAATCTTACTTCTCTAATGTCAGCTCACGGCTGCAAGGTTTTTGCTGAAACCCTTTTGGCTAATCCAGCTGAAAAGACATTTGAGGACAATGTTGATGGTGGATTAACTATATTTTGCCCTGGTGATGATGCAATGAAGAGTTTTTTACCTAAGTTTAAGAATTTAACCAAGGAAGGGAAACAGTCATTGCTTGAGTATCATGGAGTTCCTATTTATCAATCGATTTCGAGTTTGAAATCCAATAACGGAG GTATGAACACGTTAGCTACAGATGGAGCTAAGAAGTACGCTTTCGTAGTTCAAAATGACGGTGAAGATGTTACTTTAAAAACAAAGGTTGTAACAGCGAAAATCACGGATACTTTGGTTGATGAACAACCACTAGCAATTTTCTCACTTGATAAGGTGTTATTACCTAAGGAATTGTTCAAATCTGCTCCTGCTCCGGCACCAGCGCCAGCACCGGAACACTCTAAGAATAAACACAAGTCGCCGCCGGCACCTGAATCTCCGGCGGAATCTCCGGCGGATTCACCGGCGGATGGTCCTAGTGATGATTCAACGGCAGATGAGGATAACGGCGCTGTTAAGTATAACGGTGGGGCATCGGTTGCTGTTGTTTTAAGTATATGGTTTGCCTTCAAATTGTTGATGtaa
- the LOC132617753 gene encoding nudix hydrolase 2-like: MVHKHHEMCSLSLMNLGLNSDLMEQMLVQNCVKKVQLLPAVNDDHGGVIIELEEPMDPNVFHNMLRSSLRQWKLQGKKGVWIKMPIELVNLVETAVKEGFWYHHAEPHYLMLVYWIPETENTIPANASHRVGIGAIVLNEKRELLVVQESSGRMKGTGIWKIPTGVVEEAEDIFEGAVREVKEETGIETEFLEVLAFRQMHKSFFGKSDLFFICMMRPLTFNLQKQDLEIEAVQWMSLEQYASQPLIQKHGIFKYIKDLCLAKAEGDYLGFTPVPIKSYFGYPASYLYFNEDDLVQENSAINL; encoded by the exons ATGGTTCATAAGCACCATGAGATGTGTAGCTTGTCATTAATG AACTTGGGACTAAATTCAGATCTTATGGAGCAGATGTTAGTTCAAAATTGTGTTAAGAAGGTACAGTTGCTTCCAGCTGTAAATGATGATCATGGAGGAGTTATAATAGAACTAGAGGAGCCTATGGACCCAAATGTCTTCCATAACATGCTTAGAAGTTCATTACGTCAATGGAAGTTGCAG GGGAAAAAAGGCGTGTGGATTAAAATGCCGATTGAACTTGTAAATCTGGTTGAAACTGCAGTTAAG GAAGGGTTCTGGTACCACCATGCAGAACCTCATTACCTGATGCTTGTGTATTGGATTCCTGAAACTGAGAATACGATCCCTGCAAATGCTTCACATCGAGTGGGTATTGGTGCTATTGTCTTGAATGAGAAAAGAGAG TTGCTTGTTGTCCAAGAAAGTAGTGGCAGAATGAAGGGAACAGGGATCTGGAAGATCCCTACTGGTGTTGTTGAAGAG GCAGAGGATATATTTGAAGGTGCAGTAAGGGAAGTGAAAGAAGAAACAGGA ATTGAAACAGAATTTTTGGAAGTGCTTGCATTCAG GCAGATGCACAAGTCATTTTTTGGAAAGTCAGACTTGTTCTTCATTTGCATGATGCGCCCTCTTACGTTTAACTTACAAAAGCAAGATTTAGAAATTGAGGCAGTTCAG TGGATGTCACTAGAACAGTATGCTTCTCAACCTTTAATTCAGAAACATGGCATTTTCAAATACATCAAAGATCTATGCTTGGCAAAGGCAGAAGGGGATTACCTGGGGTTTACGCCTGTGCCGATTAAATCGTATTTTGGCTATCCTGCGAGTTACCTCTATTTCAACGAGGATGATCTGGTCCAAGAAAACTCCGCAATTAATCTATAA
- the LOC132617889 gene encoding NAD-dependent protein deacetylase SRT1, with protein MSLGYAEKLSFIDDVGNVGMTEYFDSPIVLQEKIERLAVMIQKSKHLVVFTGAGISTSCGIPDFRGPKGIWTLQREGKALPEASLPFHRATPSMTHMALVELEKAGFLKFLISQNIDGLHLRSGIPREKLAELHGDSFMERCPSCGIEYMRDFEIETIGLKETARRCSKVGCGARLKDTVLDWEDALPPKEMNPAERHCKMADVVLCLGTSLQITPACNLPLKSLKGGGKVVIVNLQKTPKDKKASLLIHGLVDKVIAGVMEFLSLRIPPFIRIDLFQTIFTQALSLDKKYLNWTLTVTSVHGNRAPLPFIKSVEVSFSECQNMKATVLDKQPLQLKRRTVKTADPFNVMMKLNFSDGCKCSSAEIKIPIDFKISAHVFNDDKDSILQDLRESAIVDPSCGQTAVIEKKVIMVPKSEIMVHAVVTNIVKFETTCGDLNNGALKRKYEGFNGIIPSRKRSNGRRPRVVNGR; from the exons atgtcTTTAGGTTATGCAGAAAAATTATCTTTTATAGATGATGTTGGCAATGTTGGAATGACTGAATATTTCGACTCACCTATCGTTTTGCAAGAAAAA ATTGAGAGACTTGCCGTGATGATACAAAAG AGTAAGCATTTAGTGGTGTTTACAGGAGCAGGAATATCCACTTCTTGTGGTATACCTGATTTTCGTGGTCCCAAGGGCATTTGGACTCTTCAG AGAGAAGGGAAAGCGCTACCAGAAGCATCATTGCCATTTCACCGTGCAACGCCAAGCATGACACACATGGCCCTAGTGGAACTAGAGAAGGCGGGTTTTCTAAAGTTTCTTATAAGTCAG AACATTGATGGCCTCCATCTTCGCTCTGGAATTCCAAGGGAGAAGCTTGCTGAATTACATGGGGATTCTTTTATGGAACGATGCCCTTCTTGTGGAATTGA GTATATGAGGGATTTTGAAATAGAAACTATTGGGTTGAAGGAAACTGCACGGCGTTGTTCCAAGGTGGGCTGTGGTGCAAGACTTAAAGACACAGTTCTTGACTGGGAG GATGCTCTACCTCCAAAGGAGATGAATCCAGCTGAGAGGCACTGCAAAATGGCTGATGTTGTGTTATGTCTAGGGACAAG TTTGCAGATCACCCCTGCCTGTAATTTGCCTCTAAAATCACTCAAAGGTGGTGGAAAGGTTGTAATAGTAAATCTTCAG AAAACACCCAAGGACAAGAAAGCAAGCTTGCTGATTCATGGCCTTGTAGACAAG GTAATTGCAGGAGTCATGGAATTCCTCAGTCTGCGAATCCCGCCATTTATTAGAATTGATCTTTTCCAGACCATTTTTACTCAGGCCTTAAGTCTTG ataaaaaatatttaaattggaCCCTAACGGTGACAAGTGTTCATGGAAATAGGGCACCGTTGCCTTTTATCAAATCTGTAGAG GTTTCTTTTTCAGAATGTCAAAACATGAAAGCAACTGTTCTGGATAAGCAACCTCTTCAGCTAAAAAG GCGGACAGTTAAGACTGCAGATCCTTTTAATGTTATGATGAAATTGAACTTCAGTGATGGTTGCAAGTGTTCATCGGCTGAAATCAAGATTCCTATTGATTTTAAG ATTTCAGCACACGTGTTCAACGATGATAAGGATTCCATATTACAAGATCTAAGAGAAAGCGCCATCGTGGATCCTAGCTGTGGACAGACGGCAGTTATTGAGAAAAAGGTCATTATGGTTCCTAAAAGTGAGATCATGGTTCATGCCGTCGTAACAAACATCGTCAAGTTTGAAACAACTTGTGGGGATTTAAATAATGGCGCATTGAAACGGAAATATGAAGGTTTTAACGGCATCATTCCATCTCGAAAGCGATCCAACGGCAGGAGACCCAGAGTTGTAAATGGAAGGTGA